GGATACCTCTCCTTGAAATCTTTAAAATGAATATCCCTGTCATCAATGTAAACTATCTTGAAATCCTTGCAACCATGTCTAGATGCGAAGAATGCTAAGGCTTTCTCAGCCATTAAATCCTTTCTGGGATGAAACTCTATTGCATGATAATGAAACAAATCTCGAAGTCCCAGCTCCTGCAAAGCCTGGAGAGCTATGTCCGGGTCGTTCCAACTCAACGTGGACAGCAAGACCCCTTCCTCCCTGAGAATGCTGAGTATTCTGAGCATGTCTTCTCTAACTCTAAGAATTGAGCCGTGGGAATCCGTGATAACGCCTTCACCTATCTTCCTGAACGGAGGCTTCATTTGTGAAACATCTTCATGGTCCCACAGGGTTCCGTCGAGATCAACAAATACGATCCTGCAGGTCTCAGAGTCTCCCACTTAAACCTCACACACCCTGTTTCTTTCTAAATCTTAGCTTAACAATTACTTCCTTCTCCTCCAGCTTTTCAACCTCGTAACCTTTTTTACCAGCCACTAGTTTCGCGAAATCAAAAGGTACCACGTCGGCTCGCACTATCACTGTGAAATCTTCAACGCCTTCGTTCAATAAGCTGAGAATCCTCGACACTGGGTTATCGCTACAGCTAGCGGACTTTGTTAAATCTATTTCCATTCCACCACCTAAGGTGTTTTATCAAGGTTTCCTGTATTATTATTTTCGTTAGGTTTAATAACTTTGTTATTGATACTTATTAAAGGGTTATGAATGGAGAAGATTAAAATACCTAAGGTAGAAGTAAAAGCCTCCTATGATTCTGGAAGCCCTAACGTATTGTTGAAGGCTAGAAACATACTGCGTGAGGCAAGCGAGTTGCCTGAGTTCGGCGGAGCGGGAAACGATTTCACCCCGTTAGAGTACATGCTGGCTTCACTCGCCTCTTGCGAAGCATTCATGTTCGGAATGTTTGCGAAAATGTTGATGAAAAAGCTACCCAAGATCGAGATAGATGTTGAGGCAGAATTCAGTGTAGGCGAAGGTCTTAAAACTCTCAGGATAAAGTACCTTGTTACAGGGATTGAAGAGGGGATTACCCATGCAATTATCAACCAGGTTAAGGCAACCTGCCCGATTTACAACACCTTGAATAAAGCATGTGGAAACATATATGAGGAAGTAGTCGTGAAGCCTGATGAATAAAGTTTATATGAGCATGTAAAAAACGATCTAAGTGGGGGCGAGTTGACTAGTAAGATAAATACTGGCTTAATCCCCGCAGCAGTATACGCTACCAAAACGCGTAGAGCCCTTTACGCTTTACTTCAACCACTTGTAAAGAAAGATAGGGAATGGGGTAGGATCATCAACGATGAAATAGGGAAGCTGAACAGGGCGCTCTACCACCTTTTCACGGTGGATTTGAAGATCGATAAAACCGATGTTATCAGGCTTAGAATAGAGTTCGACGTCGATGAGGAAGGGCGCAGGATTTTGTGGAAATGGGAGACCTTGGATATAGAGGTTTACAAGCAGCTTCCCAAGGAAGAGGTTAAGAAGCATATTGAACACTTAATCACCATGATATCTGAAATAGTTGCTAAGCCCATCAACTACGTGGTTGAAAAGATTGCCACAACCATGGATGGTGATGACGTTTATCTTGTTAAGCTGGATCACGAGGAGGTTGGAGCTGCACTAGTCCTGGGAGTTGATGAGAACACTATTGTGTTGAAAAAAGCTGGTGTGCTCCAACCCAATCCGTTGATTTATGAAAAGACGAAGATAACTTTGGACGGTAAAACGGTTGAACAGGCTCTTCAAGATGAGCTCTCAGCTGTCACGAAGAAAGGGATACATGTAGAGTATTCTGAAGCATTGAAGATAATTAATATGATTCGGGAGAAGGCTTTGCTGAAGCATATTGAGAAGCCTGAGGGAGTAGAGGAGTAGCTTATTTCACAGGTTTTTTAAATTTTCAAACCTTCTTGTTTAAATACTGTTCAATTAGTATTATAAGATAAGGTGGGAACATGCCTTGTAAGAAGAAGACTTCAGGAGAGGAGAAGAAGAAGGAAGGAGAGAAGAAGCAGTAGGTTCTCACTTATTGCTCACCAGGCATGATTCAACATCTTTTTTACTGGGAAGCTCCGCCCTAGCTCCCTCCAGCAATTCAATATACTTGTTTACATCAATCATTGACTGCTCCATCCTTCTCAGAAAACGCAGTTTTCCCGAAACATACACCACCCTGTAAGGAGGTTCTCCTTCGAAAACATAGCTCGGCGGCCTCACGTAGCCTCCTCCCCTGGCGCTACGCGATATCACCAGGTCGAGAGTGTTGAAAACGCCCTTCCTGAGTTTTTCAACGTAGGAGTCTATGATCGCGTGTGCTCTTGCAAGCAGTGGAACCATTTCAGCCGGCTTCACAGCTTTCGACAACTCCTGTAAAGCCTCATACTGGGCTTCTTTAACAAGGATTGGCGTGTCCCTCCTAACCATCATTATACCCTTGGCTTTCAACCCTCCGCTGGACAGTAATCCATAATACCTGTTAGCAACACCTCTCAAACCCTTTACATCCCATGGTATGTAGAGCCAGATGTAGTAAGCCTCAACCTTAGCCTTGAAGCCTGTTGCATCCTCGATCAAGTCCTTAACCATAATGCACTCGTCAGGGGATGCAACTCCTTGGATGAACACGCTGTCAACTATTGCATGGATAACTCTGTAACCTTTTCTCTCCGCAACCAGCCTGGCACGTTTCATCAACTCCCTGCTCGTGCTCGTGACTAATTCATGCGCCATCACCGAGCCGAACAAGCTGTTCCTGTAGCCCAAGTACCCGAAGCTGGCGACAAGTATCCATTTCACAGCACTCTTCCTATGCTCGTAAAGCTCCTCACCGGTCTTCTTCCAAAGCTCATCGTAAAGCTCCTTTAACTCTATCAGTCTCCGAATACTCCCGGGGACAATTCCCTCCTCATCCATGCATACGGTGTGGGGTGACCAGTGGAAGCTGGCTCTGCTTGAGCAGGAGGGCTTGTCAACAGTCTCGCCTGAAATATTATACTTGACTATTATGCTTGGGTATAGGCTTTTGAAATCTACTTGGCAAACCCCCCAGTAAAGCCCCGGCTTAGGCTGGTAGACCACTCCTCCCCTGTCGTAAACCAGTAGCTCCCTAATGGTTCTCCAAGGCTCTCTCCTCCCGTATGTTTTATCCACTAGAAGCTTCCTATCCCTTGCAAGCAACGCTTCCAGCGTGGTAAGGATCTTGCCTATGCTGATACTGCCCATCATGCTTAATGGCGTGTAGCTCAGCCTGCTCCATTCGAAGTATTCTGATGGGTGGAAGCCTCCCCCGGTAATCCATCTACACACTTTACGGGCTAGACGGGGCTCTACCTCTAGAAGCCGCGTGTAGATGAACTCGTCTGTGAACGCTAGGAGGAACTTGTTGGAAGCTATGAAGTCTGCAACATCCTCCAACCTCCAGAAGCGGTTCCCGCCGCCCGGGGTTTCAGCTACGAAATATCCGTGCTCTACACGTAGCACCACATAGTCTACCACGGGATCTTTGTCAGCAGGATTCCACTCGACCGTGGCTAGACCTTTGTTTCCACCAGTGTTCACTCTTGTTAGAGGGCGCATTCCAGCCCTGTACAGGGCCTCGACCAGCGGGTGAGGGTAGTTGTTCACCGGTTTCAAACCCTTGTTAACGCCCTGGTTCAACAGCTTCCTCAACAGCCTGTAGCTCTTAGTCTTAAACACTACGACATCCACCGTGTCAACATAGTAGGGCGGGATCCTAAACTTCTCAACCCAGGTTGAGACAACCCCGTCTAAATTACTGATCTCTTCCGCCAGCATGACCGGGTTTTCGGAAACTA
This region of Thermosphaera aggregans genomic DNA includes:
- a CDS encoding DNA polymerase domain-containing protein, which gives rise to MWLLDASIREDKVVLSLYDEENHTVREHETELVFHGYIVSENPVMLAEEISNLDGVVSTWVEKFRIPPYYVDTVDVVVFKTKSYRLLRKLLNQGVNKGLKPVNNYPHPLVEALYRAGMRPLTRVNTGGNKGLATVEWNPADKDPVVDYVVLRVEHGYFVAETPGGGNRFWRLEDVADFIASNKFLLAFTDEFIYTRLLEVEPRLARKVCRWITGGGFHPSEYFEWSRLSYTPLSMMGSISIGKILTTLEALLARDRKLLVDKTYGRREPWRTIRELLVYDRGGVVYQPKPGLYWGVCQVDFKSLYPSIIVKYNISGETVDKPSCSSRASFHWSPHTVCMDEEGIVPGSIRRLIELKELYDELWKKTGEELYEHRKSAVKWILVASFGYLGYRNSLFGSVMAHELVTSTSRELMKRARLVAERKGYRVIHAIVDSVFIQGVASPDECIMVKDLIEDATGFKAKVEAYYIWLYIPWDVKGLRGVANRYYGLLSSGGLKAKGIMMVRRDTPILVKEAQYEALQELSKAVKPAEMVPLLARAHAIIDSYVEKLRKGVFNTLDLVISRSARGGGYVRPPSYVFEGEPPYRVVYVSGKLRFLRRMEQSMIDVNKYIELLEGARAELPSKKDVESCLVSNK
- a CDS encoding OsmC family protein; the protein is MEKIKIPKVEVKASYDSGSPNVLLKARNILREASELPEFGGAGNDFTPLEYMLASLASCEAFMFGMFAKMLMKKLPKIEIDVEAEFSVGEGLKTLRIKYLVTGIEEGITHAIINQVKATCPIYNTLNKACGNIYEEVVVKPDE
- a CDS encoding magnesium-dependent phosphatase-1, with amino-acid sequence MGDSETCRIVFVDLDGTLWDHEDVSQMKPPFRKIGEGVITDSHGSILRVREDMLRILSILREEGVLLSTLSWNDPDIALQALQELGLRDLFHYHAIEFHPRKDLMAEKALAFFASRHGCKDFKIVYIDDRDIHFKDFKERYPGTCFIMAWKDFAGFEEGLEKVKKCL
- a CDS encoding DUF2258 domain-containing protein, coding for MTSKINTGLIPAAVYATKTRRALYALLQPLVKKDREWGRIINDEIGKLNRALYHLFTVDLKIDKTDVIRLRIEFDVDEEGRRILWKWETLDIEVYKQLPKEEVKKHIEHLITMISEIVAKPINYVVEKIATTMDGDDVYLVKLDHEEVGAALVLGVDENTIVLKKAGVLQPNPLIYEKTKITLDGKTVEQALQDELSAVTKKGIHVEYSEALKIINMIREKALLKHIEKPEGVEE